The genomic window AATCGCCCCAAACCCGGCGCGCTGGTCGCACACCGTATCCGCTGCCTGTTTGGGGCCGAGACCCTCGTGAAATTAAGCGAAGATACCCTCTCCGCGGCACGGCGCCTCATCAAGAGCTGCCTGTTGGCGACCTCGCAGCCGCTCATTTCCCGGAAGACGGTTTTGTTGTGAAAAGTGATGATCAGACCCCGAAACACTACTTTCCGAAATCGGGGAGCTGGACGCGCAGGATGTCCTCCCGGGGATTCAACCGGTCGATCTTTACCCTCACCATTTCCCCGGGCTGGAATTTCACGTTTTCGGGCAGGTGTGCGTTGGTCTCGATGAGGAAATCGGGGAGGAGCAGGTGCGAATAGCGTTCGTTCTGCTCGAGGATAAGGGCGTTCAGTGAGTGGATGTCCTCCTGCTCGAGATACTTGAGGATCCAGTACCGGGTCCACTTGCGTTGAATGAACGCGATCCTGGACTGGAGCGCGGTCAGCCTGGTGATGAGACCGCGCAACTCGTCCTCGTCGTAGAGGGGAGGGCCGCCCTGGAGCGCCTGCTTGATCTGGCGCTGCACCACCAGGTCCGTATACCGCCTGATGGGGGAGGTTACAGTGGTGTAGTGCTCCAGGGCCAGGCTGCAGTGCTGTTTGGAGCGGGTGTCCAGCTCGGCCCGGGCGTAGAGACGCCGTTGCCGGTAGATGCGAAACAGTTCGTGTTCGCTCTGGGTGAAATCGGTTTCCTGCTTGCATTCCCCCTGGCCGCGAAACACCGACGGCAGGTCGCGTTCGGCGAGAAAGGCCGCTGCGGCAGCGTTGGCGGCAATCATCCATTCCGACACCATGATCTGGCTCGGCGTTTCCTTTTCGTACCGGGAAACCTGGATCATTCCCGCCGAGTTCACGTAGACCTGGATTTCGGGAAGGGGAAGGATCGATGCTCCGCGGTCGAGCCGCGCGTTCCTGAGCTTCATCGCCAGGGCGGACAGCGCGGCAGGCGAATCGTCGAGCCGTATGCGCTCGTTCACCTCTTCGTAGGTGAGTTGCTCCGCCACGCGGATCGTGCTCGAGACAATTTCGGACCCGGCGATGGTTCCGTCGCCGTGGACGACGAACAGAAAACTAAGGGCGGGTCGGTCTTCGCCGGCCTTGAGACTGCACAGATCTTCGGACAGCGGGACGGGCAGCATGGAGATCCTGGCGTCCGGCAGGTAGATGGACGTCGCCCGCCGTTCAGCTTCCCGGTCGAGCACATCCCCTTTCAGGACGAACTCCGCGGCATCGGCGATGTGGATTCCGACTTCGAATCGGTTGCCGTCCAATGCACGGAAGCTCAAGGCATCGTCGTAGTCCCTGGTCAGGGCGCTGTCGACGGTGAGGCAATCCAGGTGCCGCAGGTCGCGGCGTTGCGGCTCCGTCTCGCCGGATGCTCCGGGGCGCGCCGAATGCAGGATGACTTCCACCCGCTCCTCCACTTCTTGCGGAAAATCCTGGGAAATGCCCTGCTCGTGGAGGTAAAGGTTCTCGTTTTCCTGCCAGACGCCCAGCCGCACCAGGATACGAAAAGCCGACTGGGGTTGAATGGCAATCCCGGCCCGTTTGAACAGTTCCTTGATGAAGACGATTTCCGCGGAGTCCTGCCCGAAAAGCGCGTAGTCTTTCAGGGTCTCGATCAACGCCTGCTGATCCGCCAGGGGCGACCTGGGTTTGCGGTTCCATGCCCCTTCGAGCCACCCGGCCCAAGTGTCCAGCCGTGCCTCTCTTTCGGCCTCCCTTGCCAGTTCCTCCCGGCGCTGTTCCACCTTTTCCCGCGCCCGTGCGTAAAAACATCCGTCCTTGTACTGGAAATAGAGCCGGTCCCGGAGAAGGACCCTCTGGACCGCGGCCACGTGGTCGTCGCTCAGCGCGCCGCTGAAAACGAACCCGGCCAGGTCCCGGGCTTCGAATCCTTCCTCCTCGCCCTCGAACAGCGACCACAGTTCGGCGATGTCGACGCTCCCCGTCAGTCTTTCCCGCTCCTGCCCCGCGGCGCGCAGCCGCGCCACCAGGTCGTCACGCCCGGACTTGAGGTCCAACAGCGCGCTGCCCGCAAAGATGATCCTGCTCGGCGCGAGGCTGACTTCGCGGTTCTGTTCCGTCAGCGCGGAAAAACGATTGTTCTTTACCCCCGTGCAGACGGCGCAGACGACTTCCTTGGATTCGAAAAACTCCAGGATCGTGCCGGCAACGATCTCGGGCTGGGTCGGCCGGCTCATGATCTGTCTCCGATCCTGGCGTAACCGTGCATCTTGCGTATATAGGATTCAATGCCGCCGGATATTCCGGCGGCCACGCTCCTCTGAAAGCTTTTGTCCTTCAGGAGTCGCTCTTCAGCGTCGTTGGTGATGAATGCCGTCTCCACGAGAATGCTCGGCATTTCGGCGCCGACCAGGACGAAGAACGGGGCCTGCTTGGTCCCAAGGTCCCTCAATTCCCTGTACTGGGGCCGGACCTTGTGGACGATATTTGCCTGAACGTCTCTTGCAAGTCGCGATGATTCGCTGATCTTGGTGTTGCGCATCAGCTCGCGCAGGATTCCTTCGAGATCGCTCATCTTCTTTTGCGACGCTGCGTTTTCGAGCGCGGCGACACGCGCCGATTCCTTGTCCTTGGCAAGGTTCAGGAAATACGTTTCCGTTCCGCGACGGGTCTTGTCCTCGTGGGCGTTGGCGTGGATCGAGATGAATAGATCGGCCTTGTGCTTATTGGCGAAGGCGGTGCGGTCCTCCAGGGACATGAATCGATCGTCCGTGCGGGTGAGGATCACCTCGCACCCGGTTTTGCGCCCGATGGCTTTCTTCAGCTCCCTGGCAATGGCCAACGTCAGGTCCTTTTCATGCATGCCGTTGGGACCGGAGGCCCCCTTGTCCTTGCCGCCGTGTCCCGGATCGATCACAATGCGCCTCACCTCGAGGCCGAACTGGCAGGCAAGGCTGGGCATGGACGGGCCGGCCTTGCGTCCGGCCACGCCGGCTCTCGGCGAAGCCGAAGCCGGTTTTCCCTTCGAACCGGGAGTCCCTTTGCCGCGGATCGATTTCGCCGTGGCGGCATCGCCGGCCGACCGGGCGCCGCCGGATTGCGCCGCAGGAGTCTTCCGGGAATCCCGGCCAACCGCCTCCGGTTTCTTCGCTCGGCGTTCCTCCTGGAGGCTTTTCTGCAATTTCGTCGTCATTTCCGACGACTTCCGGTGCATGTCTCCACCGGGAAAGAAGATGCCCACCTTCGCGAACTCGATGTAGGCCTGCGCGGGGTCTTCGTTGAGGGTCATCACCCCGATCAGGTATTGTGCGTCGTCGGCCAGGGGGCTGTCATGGTGCTTTTGCACCACGCTCCGGTAGTTTTCCTGGGCCGACCGGAAGTCGTCCCTGTCACGCGTTGCGTCGTATCGAGCGTGATAGCATTGTCCGAGCAGATAATGGCTCCGGTCACCGAGCTTTTCCCGGGTATCCTGCCGCATCACCTCCCGCAGGCCGGCGATGCACTGGTCGAGCTCCCGGAGGCGGTGCGTGGTCTCGGGATCCGAGAGCGCCGCCCGGTACCTTTTCAAAACCTCCTGGTACTGCCGTTCGACCGGATCCGCCGCGGCGTACGCGCCTCCGCTCCGGACCGCGAACAGCAGCAGAACCGCAAGAAACAACAGGAGGTTCCGGTTTACGGGTCGTCTCATCGCTTTCCCCTGGAAGCGCAGCTTGCCGGTTCTTCCCCGGCGGAGCCCCGTATCTGCTCTTTCAGTGCATGAAGGTTCTGCAGCGCGGCAATCGGTGTCATGTTGTCCAGGTCGAGGGCCAAAATGCGATCCCGGAGCCATTCCGGCGAACGCTGAAAGAGGCTCATCTGGATGCCGGGTTCCTTCTCGCGCGCCGGGCGGCCGCGCCTGGCCGCGCCGGACGGCGCGGCCGCAAACGGCGCATGACCGGATTCGAGCTGCTGGAGGATTTCCCTTGCGCGCCCGGTCACTTCCTCCGGCAAGCCCGCCAGTCGCGCCACCTGGATTCCGTAGCTGCGGCTCGCTCCACCCTGGACCAGCTTGTGAAAGAACAGGATCTCCTGCTGCCATTCCCGGATGGCCACGTTGAAATTCCTGACCCTCGGACGACTGCGGGCCAACTCCGTCAGTTCATGATAATGCGTTGCAAAAAGCGTCTTTATACCCTTTTCCTGGAAGTCGTGCAAATGTTCGGCAACCGCCCAGGCGATGCTCAGCCCGTCGTAGGTGCTCGTGCCGCGGCCGATCTCGTCGAGAATGATAAGGCTGCGCGGTGTGGCGTGATGGAGAATGTTGGCGGTTTCCTGCATCTCCACCATGAAGGTGGAACGCCCGCGGGCCAGGTCGTCGGATGCGCCCACACGGGTGAATATGCGGTCCACCAGGCCGATGTGCGCTTCCGATGCCGGGACGAAACTCCCGATGTGTCCCATGAGGACGATAAGGGCGGCCTGCCGGAGAATGGTCGATTTTCCGGCCATGTTGGGCCCGGTTATGACGAGCACCTGCTGATCCCGCTGATCCATGTCCAGGTCGTTGGGAACGAAGGTCCCGTCTTTGAGGTAATGCTCGATCACCGGGTGACGGCCGTCGCGAATGCGGATCGCGTCGGACTCGTCCATCACCGGGCGGCAGTAGTCGTAGCGGCACGCAACCTCGGCCAGGGCGGACACGCAATCGAGGTCGGCGATCCGGTCGGCCGCGGCCTGGATGCGCCCGGCCTCCCGCGCGATCCGGGCGCGCAGATCCGCGAAGATCTGCTGCTCGAGCTCGAGCCGCTTCTCCTCGGCTTGGAGCACCTGAGTTTCGAAGGTCTTGAGCTCCTCGGTGATGAATCGTTCCGCATTCACCAGCGTTTGCTTGCGAAAATAGTGTTCAGGGACGGAGTTGAGGTTCGCGTTCGAAATCT from Syntrophobacter fumaroxidans MPOB includes these protein-coding regions:
- a CDS encoding ribonuclease catalytic domain-containing protein, whose product is MSRPTQPEIVAGTILEFFESKEVVCAVCTGVKNNRFSALTEQNREVSLAPSRIIFAGSALLDLKSGRDDLVARLRAAGQERERLTGSVDIAELWSLFEGEEEGFEARDLAGFVFSGALSDDHVAAVQRVLLRDRLYFQYKDGCFYARAREKVEQRREELAREAEREARLDTWAGWLEGAWNRKPRSPLADQQALIETLKDYALFGQDSAEIVFIKELFKRAGIAIQPQSAFRILVRLGVWQENENLYLHEQGISQDFPQEVEERVEVILHSARPGASGETEPQRRDLRHLDCLTVDSALTRDYDDALSFRALDGNRFEVGIHIADAAEFVLKGDVLDREAERRATSIYLPDARISMLPVPLSEDLCSLKAGEDRPALSFLFVVHGDGTIAGSEIVSSTIRVAEQLTYEEVNERIRLDDSPAALSALAMKLRNARLDRGASILPLPEIQVYVNSAGMIQVSRYEKETPSQIMVSEWMIAANAAAAAFLAERDLPSVFRGQGECKQETDFTQSEHELFRIYRQRRLYARAELDTRSKQHCSLALEHYTTVTSPIRRYTDLVVQRQIKQALQGGPPLYDEDELRGLITRLTALQSRIAFIQRKWTRYWILKYLEQEDIHSLNALILEQNERYSHLLLPDFLIETNAHLPENVKFQPGEMVRVKIDRLNPREDILRVQLPDFGK
- a CDS encoding N-acetylmuramoyl-L-alanine amidase, which translates into the protein MRRPVNRNLLLFLAVLLLFAVRSGGAYAAADPVERQYQEVLKRYRAALSDPETTHRLRELDQCIAGLREVMRQDTREKLGDRSHYLLGQCYHARYDATRDRDDFRSAQENYRSVVQKHHDSPLADDAQYLIGVMTLNEDPAQAYIEFAKVGIFFPGGDMHRKSSEMTTKLQKSLQEERRAKKPEAVGRDSRKTPAAQSGGARSAGDAATAKSIRGKGTPGSKGKPASASPRAGVAGRKAGPSMPSLACQFGLEVRRIVIDPGHGGKDKGASGPNGMHEKDLTLAIARELKKAIGRKTGCEVILTRTDDRFMSLEDRTAFANKHKADLFISIHANAHEDKTRRGTETYFLNLAKDKESARVAALENAASQKKMSDLEGILRELMRNTKISESSRLARDVQANIVHKVRPQYRELRDLGTKQAPFFVLVGAEMPSILVETAFITNDAEERLLKDKSFQRSVAAGISGGIESYIRKMHGYARIGDRS